TGGCGATGAACAGCTCGCCGGCCTGCACGCCGAAGAACGGCTTCATGCCTTCGACCGCGCTTTTTTGTTCCGGGGTGAACAGCGTGCCGGCACGCTCTTTGGCCTGTGGGCCCTGTACCGCGATCAGCGCCAGATCGTCACGCACCGTCAGCGCAACGCCATACGGCGCGGCGTGCTCTTCAATCCAGGCCAGGTCTTTGTCGCGCGTGGCGGAGTTCACCACCAGGCGGAAATAGTCTTCAGTGAGGAAATAAACGATCAGGTCGTCGATCACGCCGCCGGAAGCATTCAGCATGCCGGTGTACAGCGCTTTGCCGGGTTGGGTCAGTTTGGCGACGTCGTTCGCCAGCAGGTAACGCAGAAATTCACGGGTGCGGGCACCGTGCAGATCCACGATGGTCATGTGAGAAACGTCGAACATGCCGGCATCCTGACGTACCGCGTGGTGCTCATCGAGCTGCGAGCCGTAGTGCAGCGGCATCATCCAGCCGTGAAAGTCTACCATGCGCGCACCGCACGCCACGTGCTGGTCGTACAGTGGGGTTTGCTTTGCCATCTTTTCCCTCTTTCCACTCGTCGCTAGAAGTTAGGGTGCTGCCACGCAATGCGGCGGAGCCTGGCTCGCGGCCCGATCGCCATGGCGCACTGACTGCTCAACACAAATGCTGCGCCGGGACGGGCGGAAACTGCGTGCAACCGCCGTGACGCAAACGATACCTTTCCCTCGAACTTATCACCGAACGACCACATTAACCATAAGTTAAAATAGGCTCATCGCCGTTCCGGGGCGGTAAAATGCCGGGCTAGTGTGCAGAGTTTTTCACTGGAAAAATGCGCTTTAAGGCACAAAATTAACAATTAAAGCGGCAAAACTCCGAAGTTATATAACAAACCGACGGCCGCACATGAGATTCCGACTTTTGATAACCGAACATGGAATTAGAAAAAGTAATGATAAAAAGCAGCTGAAATTAGATTATTTCAAATGAAGGGTTATATAAGGAAAGACGATGGCATAAGGCGAGAAGCGCGAGCCCGCTGGGGGCTCGCAGAAGGCAGTTATCAGGCAAGCCACTCGGGCAGATCGTTCAGGCCCATCGCCTGACGCACCAGCTTTGGCTTGACGCCCGGCAGGCTGTCCGCCAGCCGCAGGCCCACGTCGCGCAGCAGCTTTTTGGCCGGGTGGTTGCCGTCGAACAGTTCGCGGAAACCCTGCATGCTGGCCAGCATCACCGCCGCGCCATGTTTGCGGCGGCGCTCATAGCGGCGCAGATAGAGGTGCTGGCCGATATCCTTGCCCTGCCGCTGCAGGCGGCGCAGTTCGGCAATCAGCTCGGCGGCGTCCATAAAGCCCAGGTTCACGCCCTGTCCGGCCAGCGGATGCACGGTATGCGCCGCATCGCCCACCAGCGCCAGGCGGTGCGCGGCGAAGCTGCGCGCATAGCGGCCGGTCAGTGGGAACGCCAACCGTTCGCTTTCCAGGCTGCAGGCGCCCAGACGCATATCGAAGGCCATCGCCAGTTCGCGGTTGAATTGTTCCGGCTCCAGCAGCTTGAGCCGCTCGGCGTCTTCCGGCGTCACCGACCAGACGATGGAACTCAAATGCGGATCGCTGAACGGCAGAAACGCCAGAATGCCGTCGCCGTGGAAAATTTGCCGCGCCGTCGCCTGATGCGGCTCTTCGGTGCGAATGGTGGCTACCAACGCATGGTGGCGGTAATCCCAAAAGGTAAGCGGAATGTCGGCGTGCTGGCGCAGCCACGACTGGGCGCCGTCGGCGCCAATCATCAAGCGAGCGGTCAGCATGCGGCCGTCCTCCAGCGTGACGAAGGCATCGTTCTCGCCCCACGCCACCTGCTTGAGCGCGGCCGGGGTAATCAGCGTGATGTCCGACAGGCTTTCGGCGCGTTTCCACAGCGCCTGCTGGATCACCGCGTTTTCGATGATGTGGCCGAGATGGCTGAAGCCGCACTCGTCGCCGCGGAAGGCTATTTTGCCGAAGCTGTCGCGGTCCCACACTTCCATCGCGCTGTAAGCGCTGGCGCGCAGCTGGAGAATGTCGTCCCACACGCCGATGTGCTGCAGCAAACGCTCGCTGGCGGCATTGATGGCGGAGACGCGCAGCGCAGGCTGCTCCGACGGCGGCGCCATGTCCGGCTGGCACTGCTCCAGCACCGCCACGCGCAGCCCGCTGCCCTGCAGGCCGCAGGCCAACGCCAGCCCCACCATACCGCCACCGGCGATAATCACGTCAAATGATTGCATGCTGCTCGATTTCCTTAAATAACGCGCGGCGCCTTGCCGCGCCGCGTTTTGGGCGCGCCACAGTGCGCCCGATTCTGTGTCTAACGTTCCACCCAGCCGAGCGTGCGCTTGGCGAAGGCGTCGCGCACCGCCGGCAAACGCTCCATCGCCATCAGCCCCAGATTGCGGCCGACCACCAGCGGGGCATAACGGTTGGCGAACAGGCGGATCAATCCGTCGGTCACGCCGATCGTCGCCTGCTGATCGTTTTGCCGCCGCTGCTGATAGCGGCTCAGCAGCGCATAACCGCCGGCGTCTTCGCCGCTGTCTACCGCTTCCGCCAGCGTTTCCGCCAGCGACATCACGTCGCGCAGGCCAAGGTTGAACCCCTGCCCGGCGATCGGGTGCAGCGTCTGCGCCGCGTTGCCCACCAGCGCCAGACGATGGCTGACATGGCGATCGGCGGTCAGCAGGCTGAGCGGATAACTGTGCCGTTTACCGGCCTTGAGGATACGCCCCAGCCGCCAGCCGAAGGCCTGTTGCAGCTCGGCGATAAAACGCTCGTCGTCCCAGGCATCCACCCGGGCGCGATCTTCGCGCGCATGGCACCACACCAACGAACTGCGCCCCTGCGACATCGGCAACAGCGCCAGCGGCCCGTAGCGGGTAAAACGCTCGAAGGCGCGCCCCTGCGGATCTTCCGCCGTGGTGACATTGGCGATGGTGGCGAACTGCGGATACTCCTCCTGCCGCCACTGCACGTTGCAGGCCTGCGCCAGCGCCGAACGCGAACCGTCGGCCGCCACCAGCAACTGCCCGCACAGGCGCAGACCGGTATCCAGTTGTACTTCCGCCCGCTCTGCGGTGCGAATCACGTCCACCACCCGCGCGGGGCAATGCAGCGTAACGCCCGGCGCCTTCGCCAGCAGCGCGAACAGCCGCTGCCCGGCATCGTGCAGTTCGATCACCTGGCCAAGCGCATCGACCTGATAATCCTGCGCCTGCAGATTCACGAAACCGGCGTGGCCGCGATCGCTGACGTGCACCTGAGTGATCGGCGTGGCGCAGTCGCGCAGCGCCGGCCAAACGCCAATGCGCGCCAGCTGTTGGCAGGTGCCCTGCGCCAATGCGATGGCGCGGGCGTCAAAGCCAGGGTGGCTGCGGTCTTCCGGCCGAGTCGCCTCGACCAGATCCACCGCCATTCTTCCCTGAGTAAGCGACGAGATAGCCAGCGCCAAAGTCGCGCCCGCCATACCGCCACCAACGATAATTACGCTCATTCCGTTACCTTGCCGCCGCCATCAACGCTTCGATGGCGTCGGCGTCTTTCACCACGGTGGCGGTCAGATTTTCGTTGCCGTCGGCGGTGATCAAAATATCATCCTCGATGCGAATACCAATGCCGCGGTATTCCGCCGGCACGTCCGCATCCGGCGCGATGTACAGCCCCGGTTCCACGGTCAGCACCATGCCCGGCTCCAGCAGCCGATCGCGGTTCGGCGTGCCGTAGTGGCCGACGTCGTGCACGTCGAGACCCAGCCAGTGGCTCAGCCCGTGCATGAAGAACTGCCGGTGCGCCTGTTCGGCGAGCAACTGGTCAACTTCACCTTTCAAGACGCCCAGCTCCACCAGCCCGACCACCATGATGCGCGCGACTTCGTCGTTGACTTCGCGGATGCTGGTGCCGGGTTTGAACAATTCCAAAGCGCGCAGCAGCGACGCCAGCACAATGTCGTACACCGCGCGCTGCGGCTTGCTGAACTTGCCGTTGACCGGGAAGGTGCGGGTAATGTCGCCGGCGTACCCCTGATACTCGCAGCCGGCGTCGATCAGCACCAGATCGCCGTCGCGCATCTGGCTCTCGTTCTCGGTGTAGTGCAGGATGCAGCCGTTTTCGCCGCTGCCGACGATGGTGTTGTAAGACGGGTAGCGGGCGCCGAGGCGGGTGAACTCATGGTGAATCTCCGCTTCCAGCTGGTATTCGAACATGCCCGGGCGGCACTTTTCCATCGCTCGGGTATGCGCCAGCGCGCTGATCTCACCGGCGCGGCGCATCACCGCCAGCTCTTCCGGCGACTTGAACAGCCGCATGTCGTGCAGCCACGGCCGCCAGTCGGTCACGGTGGCCGGCGCCTGCAGATTCTGGCGGAACCCCTTGCGCAGCTTGTCCAGCGCACCGAACAGGATCTGATCGGCATAGGCGTATTCGCCCTGCGCGTGGTAGACCACATCCAGGCCGTTGAGCAGCAGGTGCAATTGGTCATTGATTTCATCGAACGGCAGCGCGCGATCCACGCCCAGCTTCGCCGGCGCGGCGTCTTGCCCCAGGCGGCGGCCAAACCAGATTTCCGCCGTCAGATCGCGCACCCGGTTGAACAACACGCTGTGGTTGTGCGTTTCGTCGCTTTTGATCAGCACCAGCACCGCTTCCGGCTCATTGAAGCCGGTCAGGTACCAAAAGTCGCTGTTCTGCCGGTAGGGATAGTCTGAATCTGCACTGCGCGTCGTTTCCGGCGCAGAGAAAATAACCGCCGCGCTGGCCGGCGCCATTTTCGCCAACAGCGCCTGACGGCGGTTGTTGAATTCCTGCTGAGTCATTACCTTCTCCTGAAATCATGCCATCCGCACCGCCGGCGGAGGGGCGATAGAACGTTTAGTGCAACGTCGGTTTGATGTTTTCCGGCGCCGTTGGCTTGTGACGGGTGAATTCGCCGTGGCACATGATGGCGGCAACCCGCACATACTCCGCCACTTCTTCCAACGACTGCTCCAATTCTTCCTGATCTTCGTCTTCGTCGTAGCCCAGCTGCGCGATGTTGCGCAGATCGTCGATCGCTTCCCCGACTTCGTCTTTCACCTGGGCCAGCTTCGGCTGCATCATCCCCAGCCCGAGCAGGAAGTGGTTGACCCAACCGGCTAGCGCGTCGGCGCGATCGAACACGCTGACGATCTCCCCTTCCGGCAGCATCAGCTGGAACAGGAATTCGTCGTCTTCCAGCGTTTCGCGCGTCACTTCATACAGCTGCTGCAATGGCTGGCTGAGCGCCTGCGGGAAGGCAACACCTTCGTTGGTCAGATCGTGCACCAGCGCCTGCCAGCCGGCATCACGGCTGCCGCCGCACAGCAGGCCGCTGATCAGACCGTGCATTTCTGCTGCGGTCAGCGCCACCGACTGCTGGTTGAGGGCCACGGTCAAAGATTGGTAACTTGGAAATGTATTCTGTATAGACATGCGCATTCGTCATCGTTGGCAGGATAAGTTCGTGTTATGCTACCACCAAGGTCCGTCGCTATACCAGATAAGCGCGACACCTCAGTGGCTAGTTATAATCGCGATGTGGCAGGTTTCACACTGCGCCGTCGGGTGGCGAAAGTGCGGTAAATACGCATTTTGAAACCCTTTTTTGACTGGCAATGTGCGCCACAGTAGATTACAACCAGGTACTGAAAAAGGGGTTGTATCTTGGTACCGAGGTATATATAGTGGCGCCCGCTTTGACGGCCCGGCCAGGGCGGACAAGGCTGGCGCGAAATTTAGGCAGGAAGGTGGCATGTCTGCACAACCGGTAGATATTCAAATTTTTGGCCGCTCGTTAAGAGTCAATTGCCCGCCAGAACAACAAGATGCGTTGAATATGGCGGCGGACGATCTTAACCAACGGTTGCAAGATCTTAAAGTTCGCACTAGAGTCTCCAA
The sequence above is drawn from the Serratia sp. FDAARGOS_506 genome and encodes:
- a CDS encoding YecA family protein; amino-acid sequence: MSIQNTFPSYQSLTVALNQQSVALTAAEMHGLISGLLCGGSRDAGWQALVHDLTNEGVAFPQALSQPLQQLYEVTRETLEDDEFLFQLMLPEGEIVSVFDRADALAGWVNHFLLGLGMMQPKLAQVKDEVGEAIDDLRNIAQLGYDEDEDQEELEQSLEEVAEYVRVAAIMCHGEFTRHKPTAPENIKPTLH
- the ubiH gene encoding 2-octaprenyl-6-methoxyphenyl hydroxylase: MSVIIVGGGMAGATLALAISSLTQGRMAVDLVEATRPEDRSHPGFDARAIALAQGTCQQLARIGVWPALRDCATPITQVHVSDRGHAGFVNLQAQDYQVDALGQVIELHDAGQRLFALLAKAPGVTLHCPARVVDVIRTAERAEVQLDTGLRLCGQLLVAADGSRSALAQACNVQWRQEEYPQFATIANVTTAEDPQGRAFERFTRYGPLALLPMSQGRSSLVWCHAREDRARVDAWDDERFIAELQQAFGWRLGRILKAGKRHSYPLSLLTADRHVSHRLALVGNAAQTLHPIAGQGFNLGLRDVMSLAETLAEAVDSGEDAGGYALLSRYQQRRQNDQQATIGVTDGLIRLFANRYAPLVVGRNLGLMAMERLPAVRDAFAKRTLGWVER
- the ubiI gene encoding FAD-dependent 2-octaprenylphenol hydroxylase, with protein sequence MQSFDVIIAGGGMVGLALACGLQGSGLRVAVLEQCQPDMAPPSEQPALRVSAINAASERLLQHIGVWDDILQLRASAYSAMEVWDRDSFGKIAFRGDECGFSHLGHIIENAVIQQALWKRAESLSDITLITPAALKQVAWGENDAFVTLEDGRMLTARLMIGADGAQSWLRQHADIPLTFWDYRHHALVATIRTEEPHQATARQIFHGDGILAFLPFSDPHLSSIVWSVTPEDAERLKLLEPEQFNRELAMAFDMRLGACSLESERLAFPLTGRYARSFAAHRLALVGDAAHTVHPLAGQGVNLGFMDAAELIAELRRLQRQGKDIGQHLYLRRYERRRKHGAAVMLASMQGFRELFDGNHPAKKLLRDVGLRLADSLPGVKPKLVRQAMGLNDLPEWLA
- the pepP gene encoding Xaa-Pro aminopeptidase; amino-acid sequence: MTQQEFNNRRQALLAKMAPASAAVIFSAPETTRSADSDYPYRQNSDFWYLTGFNEPEAVLVLIKSDETHNHSVLFNRVRDLTAEIWFGRRLGQDAAPAKLGVDRALPFDEINDQLHLLLNGLDVVYHAQGEYAYADQILFGALDKLRKGFRQNLQAPATVTDWRPWLHDMRLFKSPEELAVMRRAGEISALAHTRAMEKCRPGMFEYQLEAEIHHEFTRLGARYPSYNTIVGSGENGCILHYTENESQMRDGDLVLIDAGCEYQGYAGDITRTFPVNGKFSKPQRAVYDIVLASLLRALELFKPGTSIREVNDEVARIMVVGLVELGVLKGEVDQLLAEQAHRQFFMHGLSHWLGLDVHDVGHYGTPNRDRLLEPGMVLTVEPGLYIAPDADVPAEYRGIGIRIEDDILITADGNENLTATVVKDADAIEALMAAAR
- the gcvT gene encoding glycine cleavage system aminomethyltransferase GcvT, whose protein sequence is MAKQTPLYDQHVACGARMVDFHGWMMPLHYGSQLDEHHAVRQDAGMFDVSHMTIVDLHGARTREFLRYLLANDVAKLTQPGKALYTGMLNASGGVIDDLIVYFLTEDYFRLVVNSATRDKDLAWIEEHAAPYGVALTVRDDLALIAVQGPQAKERAGTLFTPEQKSAVEGMKPFFGVQAGELFIATTGYTGEAGYEIALPKEQAADFWQKLLAAGVKPAGLGARDTLRLEAGMNLYGQEMDEGVSPLAANMGWTIAWQPEDRRFIGREALEQQREQGTEQLVGLIMTEKGVLRNELPVRFTDAAGQTHEGVITSGSFSPTLGFSIALARVPAGIGEQAIVQIRNREMPVKVTKPGFVRAGKPLTN